In the genome of Microcoleus vaginatus PCC 9802, the window ATCTGTAACAATTAAAAACACAATACCTACTCAAAAGTTCTCTCAATGACTTTTATCCCATCCGAAGCGTTTAAATCTATTAGTTATCCCAGCCGCACCGTCAAAAGATCCGATCGCGCCGTCCGGTGCAGCCCTTTTCAATTACACTTCTTCCAGACGATCCGCGATAACAGTGTTTTCCTAAGTGTGATCGCCTCAAACGCGGGTGTCGAAAGCGGCTACACCCGATCGCCCGTATCCGAACTCGTAGCCGAAAACTCCCTACTGTGGCTGATCCAAGTCGGCGTTTTGCGGCGGGAAGTAGACGGACAAGGGATTACCGACAGTTTTCGCCTCACGCCCCTGGGCCGCCAACTCGTGGAAAAATGGGAACAGGAAGGACAGGGAGTGCCGGCCGCGTCATTGTGCGATCGCATGGGAAATGCCGTTAGCCGCGGGTTGGGACTATTTCTATAACCTTTTCTCGCTTGCTACAGTCCGACAGGGAATGAATTCCCTGTCTCATAGCGAAAGTCCTCTGAAAGAGGACTGGGGCTTGTTGTTTTTTCTCGGAGAATCCCATAAGAAAATTTACTCTTTATTGTGGAACAGGCATCTTGCCTGTTCTTAAAAAGGGTGCGGGCCAGATGCCCTCCCCGCAATAATTTGAATAAATCCACCCCATAAGAAAATTTACTCTTTTTTGTGGAACAGGCATCTTGCCTGTTCTTAAAAATGATGCAAGATGTGAGTATAAATTAAACGCCCGATCGCTTAACTAATACAAATTAAACTTAAATCAAATAAAAATAATGCTTCAAACCGCTTCTAACCCTTTGAGTCTCGATGAATTTCTCCAACTCTCGGAAACCAAACCCGCTAGCGAATTCATCGACGGTCAAATTATCCAGAAACCTATGCCCCAAGGAAAACACAGCACAATTCAAAGCGATTTGGGTGCTGACATCAACCGGGTACTCAAACCCCAACGCATCGCCCGCGCTTATCCAGAATTGCGCTGTACCTTTGGTGGTCGATCGACAGTACCCGATCTTGCAGTCTTTACCTGGGAACGCATTCCCCGCGACGAAAACGGCGAAGTAGCCAACACTTTCGCCATCGCCCCCGACTGGACAATCGAAATTCTTTCCCCCGACCAAAGTCAAACTAAAGTCGTCCGCAACATTCTCCACAGTCTCAGCCACGGAACCCAGATGGGCTGGCTGATTGACCCGGAAGAAGAACTGGTATTTGTCTATTTTGCCGATCGCACCATAGCAGTTTTTGAAGAACCGGGCGATCGCATCCCCGTTCCAACCTTTGCCGAATCCTTTAATCTCACCGTCGGTGATATGTTCAGTTGGCTGACTGAGTAGTGCCACCTCGGTTTATGAATGATTTAACCGCAGAGGGCGCAGAGGGCGCGGAGGAGGGAGAAGAGAGATCGCCCTACGGATTTGCTTCGATCAAATGTGCGGTCGATCGCTTATACTAAAATATCTGGTTGTCAGCTCTTCAATGACGAGAGATGACTAAAGTGGTCACTACAAACTTAATTATGATTATTTAACCGGACTTGATATCATCTTTCAAATAACCGCTAACTACTAACAACTAACTACATAAAACGTTTCTCAAAAATGGAAGCTAAATCTTACAAAGACACGGTAAATCTGCCCAAAACCAAGTTTGATATGCGCGCCAACGCCACCAAACGGGAACCCGAATTGCAACAATTTTGGGCAGATCAAGAAATCTACGATCGCCTCTCCCACAATAACCCAGGCGACTTGTTCATCCTGCACGACGGCCCCCCCTACGCCAACGGACAACTCCACATCGGCCACGCCCTCAACAAAATCCTCAAAGACTTTATCAACCGCTACCAAATGCTGCGCGGCAAAAAAGTCCGCTACGTGCCCGGTTGGGATTGTCATGGATTGCCGATCGAACTTAAAGTATTGCAGAACATGAAATCGGAGGAGCGGCTCAATCTTACCCCGATCGAACTCCGTCACAAAGCCGCCACCTTCGCGCAGCAAACAATGGAACAGCAGCGCGAATCCTTCCAGCGCTACGGCGTTTGGGGCGACTGGGAACACCCGTATTTAACCATGAAACCCGAATACGAAGCCGCTCAAATCGGCGTTTTCGGTCAAATGGTGCTCAAAGGCTACATCTACCGCGGCTTCAAACCTGTTCACTGGAGCCCGAGCTCGAAAACAGCCCTCGCCGAAGCGGAATTGGAATATCCCGAAGGCCACACGTCGCGCAGCATCTACGTCGGCTTCCATGTGAAAAAATTGTCAAAATCCCTGCAAACGAAGCTCAAGCGCTATATGCCGAGCCTCTGGGCGGCGATTTGGACGACTACCCCCTGGACGATTCCGGCCAACTTGGCGATCGCCGTCAATCCCGAACTAACTTATGCCGTGGTGGAACCGCCGGGAAATGCCCACATCGCACAACAATTTATCTTAGTAGCTGTCGATGCGGTCGATCGGCTGTCGGCAACTTTTAACACTAACTTAAAAATACTCGCCACCTTCAAAGGCAAAGAATTAGAAGGTTGCAGTTACAAACACCCGCTGTTCGATCGCGAAAGTCCAATTGTTGCCGGCGGTGACTACATTACCGCCGATTCAGGAACCGGATTGGTGCACACCGCACCGGGGCACGGACAAGAAGACTTTATCGTCGGAAAACGCTGCGGTTTACCAGTTTTAACACCCGTAGACGAGAACGGAAATTTCACCGCAGAAGCAGGACAGTTTGTAGGTTTAAATGTCCTCGGAAATGGCAATGCCGCAGTGATTGATGCCCTTGGCGAAGCAAATTGTTTGATTAAAGAGGAAAGTTACGCTCACTCTTATCCTTACGATTGGCGCACGAAAAAGCCGACCATTTTTCGGGCGACGGAACAGTGGTTTGCCTCCGTTGAAGGATTTCGAGATGAAGCCTTAAAAGCGATCGCGGATGTTAATTGGATTCCCGCCCAAGGGGAAAATCGGATTACTGCAATGGTGGGCGATCGATCGGATTGGTGTATTTCTCGCCAGCGGACTTGGGGCGTTCCCATTCCCGTATTCTACGACGAAGAAACCAACGAACCGCTGTTAAATGAAGAAACGATCGCCCATGTGCAAGCCCTTTTTGCCGAGAAAGGTTCGGATGCTTGGTGGGAATTGTCGATCGCCGAATTGCTGCCGGAATCTTACCGCAATAACGGCCGCACTTACCGCAAGGGAACCGACACGATGGATGTGTGGTTTGACTCGGGTTCTTCCTGGGCCGCAGTTGCCCAAGGTCGATCGGAATTAAACTATCCTGCTGATATCTATTTGGAAGGTTCAGACCAGCATCGCGGCTGGTTTCAATCGAGCTTGCTTACCAGTGTAGCAACTAACGGTGTTGCTCCTTACAAAACTGTTTTGACTCACGGTTTTGTGCTCGATGAAAAAGGCCGCAAGATGAGCAAATCTGAAGGAAATGTTGTCGATCCGGCAGCCGTAATTAAGGAATATGGAGCCGATGTTTTGCGGTTGTGGGTGTCTTCTGTAGACTACTCGGCAGACGTGCCGTTGGGCAAAAACATTCTCAAACAGCAGTCGGATGTTTACCGCAAAATTCGCAATACAGCTAAGTTTTTGCTGGGGAATTTGCACGACTTCGACCCGGCAAAAGATGCCGTTGCTTACGAGGAATTGCCGGAACTAGACCGCTATATGCTGCACAGAATGTGCGAAGTTTTTGCGGAAGTTCAAGATGCTTTTGAAAGCTTCCAATTTTCCCGCTTTTTCCAAACTGTGCAGAATTTCTGCACGGTGGATTTGTCGAATTTTTACTTGGATATTGCCAAAGACAGACTTTACATCAGCGCCACAGATACCCGTCGCCGCCGCAGTTGTCAGACGGTGATTGCAATTGCTGTGGAGAATTTAGCAAGGGCGATCGCACCTGTTTTGTGTCACATGGCTGAGGATATTTGGCAGTACCTTCCCTATCCGACTCCTTACAAGTCAGTGTTTGAAGCCGGCTGGGTGCAAATTGATGCTTCATGGCACAATCCAGAATTGGCTACTCGCTGGCAGTATTTGCGACAAGTGCGCGGCGAAGTTAACAAGGTTTTGGAAAAAGCCCGGATGGAAAAGGCGATCGGTTCTTCTTTGGAAGCTAAGGTGTTGCTGTACGTTCCCGATGTGGAGAAAAGAGAGCAATTGCAAGCTTTGAATCCCAGCAGCGAAGAATTGGTGGATTATGTACGATCGCAAAATTCCGTCATACAGTTAGCGGCCCAGGAGAAAGCAAAAGCAGCACAAGATCAACAGGAAGAACAAGCGGCAAAAGTTGCCAAAGTGTTGACAGAAAACACAGTTTATGTTGAGGGTAAAACGCTCGCAGAAAAGGGCGATCGATCTTCTCAGATCGTACAGTATTCGGCCCCGGAACCGTCGGCTTTAGATTTGCAGCAAATCTTAGATCGAAGCGCCGAGTTTTTGGCTAATTTGCCTGAATACGCGGGCAAGTTTTTCACAGAATACCAAAAAGCGCTGGTAACACTTGGGCTGTTAGCCTCTGTGTTGATAACGGGCAGAGTAACGCTGGCGATTTTGGATACGATTAATCAGATTCCGATGTTGGGAGGCTTATTGGAAGTCATCGGCATCTTATTTACAATCTGGTTTGCTTTCCGTCACTTGCTGTTTGCCGCCAACCGTCAACAACTGGCTCAAAAGATTGATTTTATGACAGCAGATGTGGTGGGGCGGACAAGCGGGCTTGTGCTTGCAGAAACACAGGCGATCGTACTCGCACCCCCAGTAGAGACAGCGCTTGTGCTTGTAGAAGAAACACAGGCGATCGTACAAACAGCCCCAGTAGAAACGGCGCTTGTAGAAACACCCCAAATCCTGGAAGCAGAATTAGTGGCGATCGATCCCAAACCAGAAATTCCTGCTTCCATAGCTGTAACGCACGATTTTACAATGATCTGCAAGGGTGTAGATGAACTGCGGTATTTGTTCATTACTTCGGAAGTGGAACTGGTAGAATCGAATGAAATTCTGCAAGAATTGCCGTACAGTTATCAGTCTCCCGAGTTGGCGATTGGTGTAGTGAAAGCAGACGGGGAAAAGTGCGATCGCTGCTGGAATTACTCGACTCACGTCAGCGAGTCGATCGAACATCCGCTAATTTGCGAACGCTGCGTGTCAGCAGTAGACCACAAATTCTAACCTAGGCTGTGTACCGCGCACCTTACATCTTCATGTAGGGTGCGTTACTATCTCAAAAGTTTTTTTGGCAACCTTGTTTCCGGTTATATCGGAACTATAAAATCAATGGGTTATATGGTTTCCGGTTGCATCACAATCATAAAATCGAGTCAACAGTTAACAGTTAACAGTCAACAGTCAACAGTCAACAGTCAACTTCGATGACTTTTTCGAGGATGTCGAGTTCTTGGTAGAGTTGGCGGCTGTCCAGGCAGAATTGCACGGCGGTGGTGGCGGCATCGGGTTGATGCGGGATGCGATGTTTGTAGATTTCGCCGAGGAGTTTGAGGGCATCGGCTTGGAGTCGGCGGCGGTTGAATTCCTCGAAGGTTTGCAGGGATTGGCGGGTGAGGGATTCGGCAAGGTTGAGGTTTTCTAAGGCAGGGATTTCTAGGTAGGCGCGGGCGATGTCTAGGGTTTTTTCAGCGAGATTGACGGTTTGCCCGAGGGCCGTGAAGTGGCCCAAACCCATCGAATAGTTGTTCTCGAATTGGGCGATGCGGATGGGTTGGGTGGGATCGCCGGCGGGGATGTGACGTAGAAAATCGCTACAGACGAGGCTGAGGGCGATGTAGTCGTAGGCGAGGTTTTCTCGATATTCACGATCGATATTTAGCTGTATTGCCTGTTCTAGGTGTTGTTCTGCTTGGGTTAGAAGGGAAATTGCGGCAGTACGATCAACGGTTTCGCGGGCGAGTTGGCGCTGACTGTTGGCAATGTGTCTGAGTTGTCGGCTAAGGCTGTCAGTTTTGCCCAATTGCTGATAGATTTCTCGGCTTTGTTGGTGATGGGCGATCGCTTCTTCATATTTCCCCCAATCTTGATAGATTCGTCCCAATTGATAGTAGGCCTCAGCAATGTTGGGTCGATCGTCGAGTTGCTGACGCAGGGCTAAATTCTGTTGTGCGGCATCGAGTGCCTGTTCATATTTACCCCACTGCCGATAGCAAACTGCCATCCAGTACCATTGGGTGGCGACATTTTTTTCATTACCCAATTGCTGATAGAGTTCTCGGCTTTGTTGGTAATGGGCGATCGCTTCTTCATATTTCCCCCAATCTTGATAGATTCGTCCCAATTGATAGTAGGCTAGGGCAATTCTGGGTCGATCGTCGAGTTGCTGACGCAGGGCTAAACATTGTTGTATGGCATCGAGTGCCTGTTCGTATTTACCCCACTCCCGATAGCAATCTGCCAAGTTGTGCCATTGGTTGGCGACATTTTTTTCATTACCCAATTGCTGATAGAGGTCTCGGCTTTGTTGGTAATGGGCGAGCACTTCTTCATATTTTCCCCAATCTTGATAGATTCCTCCCAATTGATAGTAGGCTAGGGCAATTCTGGGTCGATCGTCGAGTTGCTGACGCAGGGCTAAATCCTGTTGTGCGGCATCGAGTGCCTGTTCGTATTTACCCCACTCCCGATAGCAATCTGCCATCCAGTACCATTGGTTGGCGACATTTTTTTCATTACCCAATTGCTGATAGAGTTCTCGGCTTTGTTGGTAATGGGCGATCGCTTCTTCATATTTTCCCCAATCTTGATAGATTCGTCCCAATTGATAGTAGGCTAGGGCAATTCTGGGTCGATCGTCGAGTTGCTGACGCAGGGCTAAACATTGTTGTATGGCATCGAGTGCCTCTTCGTATTTACCCCACTGCCGATAGCAATCTGCCAAGTTGTACCATTGGTTGGCGACATTTTTTTCATTACCCAATTGCTGATAGAGGTCTCGGCTTTGTTGGTAATGGGCGATCACTTCTTCATATTTCCCCCAATTTTGATAGATTCGTCCCAATTGATAGTAGGCTAGGGCAATTCTGGGTCGATCGTCGAGTTGCTGACGCAGGGCTAAATCCTGTTGTGCCGCATCGAGTGCCTCTTCGTATTTACCCCACTGCCGATAGCAATCTGCCATCCAGTACCAAGCATCAGCAACATCTTTTTCCTTACCTAACTGCTGATACAGTTCTCGGCTTTTTTGGTGATGGGCGAGCGCTTCTTCATATTTTCCCCAATCTTGATAGATTCGTCCCAATTGATAGTAGGCTAGGGCAATTCTGGGTCGATCGTCGAGTTGCTGACGCAGGGCTAAATCCTGTTGTTCTGCATCGAGTGCTTGTTCGTATTTACCCCACTGCCGATAGCAATCTCCCATCCAGTACCATTGGTTGGCGACATTTTTTTCCTTACCCAATTGCTGATAGACTTCTCGGCTTTGTTGGTAATGGGCGAGCGCTTCTTCATATTTTCCCCAATCTTGATAGATTCGTCCCAATTGATAGTAGGCTAGGGCAATTCTGAGTTGATCGTCGAGTTGCTGATGCAGGGCTAAATCCTGTTGTGCTGCATCGAGTGCCTGTTCGTATTTACCCCACTGCCGATAGCAATCTCTCATCCAGTACCAAGAATCAGCGACATCTTTTTCCTTACCCAATTGCTGATAGATTTCTCGACTTTGTTGGTAATGGGCGAGCGCTTCTTCATATTTTCCCCAATCTTTATAGATTCCTCCCAATTGATAGTAGGCTAGGGCAATTCTGAGTTGATCGTCGAGTTGCTGATGCAGGGCTAAATCCTGTTGTGCGGCATCGAGTGCCTGTTCGTATTTACCCCACTGCCGATAGCAATCTCTCATCCAGTACCAAGAATCAGCGACATCTTTTTCCTTACCCAATTGCTGATAGATTTCTCGACTTTGTTGGTAATGGGCGAGCGCTTCTTCATATTTTCCCCAATCTTTATAGATTCGTCCCAATTGATAGTAGGCTAGGGCAATTCTGAGTTGATCATCGAGTTGCTGACGCAGGGCTAAATCCTGTTGTGCCGCATCGAGTGCCTGTTCGTATTTACCCCACTGCCGATAGCAATCTGCCAAGTTGTACCATTGGTTGGAGACATTTTTTTCATTACCCAATTGCTGATAGAGGTCTCGGCTTTGTTGGTAATGGGCGATCACTTCTTCATATTTCCCCCAATCTTGATAGATTCGTCCCAATTGATAGTAGGCTAGGGCAATTCTGGGTCGATCGTCGAGTTGCTGACGCAGGGCTAAATCCTGTTGTGCCACATCGAGTGCCTCTTCGTATTTACCCCACTGCCGATAGCAATCTGCCATCCAGTACCAAGCATCAGCAACATCTTTTTCCTTACCTAACTGCTGATACAGTTCTCGGCTTTTTTGGTGATGGGCGAGCGCTTCTTCATATTTTCCCCAATCTTGATAGATTCGTCCCAATTGATAGTAGGCTAGGGCAATTCTGGGTCGATCGTCGAGTTGCTGACGCAGGGCTAAATCCTGTTGTTCTGCATCGAGTGCTTGTTCGTATTTACCCCACTGCCGATAGCAATCTCCCATCCAATACCATTGGTTGGCGACATTTTTTTCCTTACCCAATTGCTGATAGACTTCTCGGCTTTGTTGGTAATGGGCGAGCGCTTCTTCATATTTTCCCCAATCTTGATAGATTCGTCCCAATTGATAGTAGGCTAGGGCAATTCTGAGTTGATCGTCGAGTTCCTGATGCAGGGCTAAAGCCTGTTGTGCTGCATCGAGTGCCTGTTCGTATTTACCCCACTGCCGATAGCAATCTCCCATCCAGTACCAAGAATCAGCGACATCTTTTTCCTTACCCAATTGCTGATAGATTTCTCGACTTTGTTGGGAATGGGCGATCGCTTCTTCATATTTCTCCCAATTTTGATAACTTCGGCCAATATTCCAAAGAATGTGAGCTTCCGTTTTCCGGTTGTTAACTTGTCTGGCAATTCCCAATGCTTCCTGGAAGCAATTTAACGAGGAATCGTATTTTTGATGCGATCGATAACAAATTCCCCAACATCCCCACAGGATAAATAAATCAGCAGCAGGGGAAGATAGCAGCTTATCCGAACATTGCTGATAGTAACTCAAACCCCGATCGTAATCTTCTTTTTTCTCGCAGGCAAAGGCGATCGCCCATTCGACAAAACCTCCTAGAGCGCAATCCCCTCGCTCTTCTATAGTTTGTAACAGGGAAATTGCCTGATCGTACTTTTCCGATCGCAAATAAGACAATCCGGTCATAAATTCTAAGGCTTGTCGGCGATCCAAATCGCAGATTGCATCTTCCGAAGCGCGTTCCAATGCCAGAGTCATCTCTACTCCCAATTGGGAGACTAAATTCAGAATTGCTTCAAACAACGATGGCGTTAACTGTTGTACGGTGCTCGTCACGCCTGCAATTAAACCTTCTCCCGCTTCGCCACAAACCACATACAGCATCGCCACCCGCGCCTTATTTTGCTGCTGTTGAGAAAGCATATCGTCTGCTGCTGCTTGTTGCAACCTGTCTAAAACCTGTTGATTAAATACCTCAATTCCCCGCAGCAACCGCAACAACTCCTGAGTTGGTTCATCTGCAAAATCATCCCCATCCAATCCCAAATAAGTCACTACCAGCTTCTCCACTTGCTGCCGACAGAATTTGGGCGTAACTTTGATTTCTGCCAATACCTGCCCCACAAATAGCAAATCCTGCCACAGCGAATCAGACTCCCGCGGGGCTGCCTCTGCCGGTGGATACCACACCAGCACTCGATTAGCGCCCGCCTGTTTCAGCCGAATCTCCTTCCCAGCAATATCCGGTTGATAGTCGGCTAAATTGCCAAACAACAGTTCCAACAACCGATTCACTCGTTGGCGATCCGCACTCAAATACCCCAACGCCAGCAAAATCGGCTCGTTCCACCGTGCCTGATAGCGATAGGTGTCGATAATTTTCAAAATGTCGGGAATCTCGTTGTCGGCAATGTACCGCGCCGCATAATATTCCTCAAAAGTCAGGTGCATAAACCCATACACCGCCGGAGCTCGTTCTACAAATAGCCCCGTCGTCTCCCGCACCTTCCGCAAAAACTGTCGCACCAGTTCCAGTGCCTCCGGTTCCTCCACCCCCTGTAAATCCGCCATTTTGGGCGTCAACCAAGCTTCCACCTCCCCCTGCGTCACCAACCCCGACGGCTTCTCCTCGTGCATCTGGAACGCCAGAGGAGCCAGCAGTGCCGTCACTTCCTCTTCCACCAGCGAAAATTGCTTCTGCTTTACCCCATAGGCAATGTTGCGCCCCGACTGCCAATCTTCAATCAGCGTCTTGGTTGCCAAGTGATACAATTCCACCCGTCGCTGCGGCATTTGAGTGCCGTTGCGGTGAATCAGCGCCAAAATCGTCAAAAGCAGCGGATTCGTGGCAAATCGACTCACTCCCGGCTTGGTTTCAATCGCCTGCAAAATGCCTCCTGCTTCTCTTTCCGCATCCCGCTGATGCGAACTAACATCAGCATCGGGACGTTGCGCCTCTTCTATAGCCCGACACCAGCGTTCCAGAAACAGCTTGATTTGGGCATTGCCCATCGGCGTAATCGTGAACTCTCGAAACCGGCTGCCCAGGGAGGCTTCCTGATATCCGGCAATCCGGCTGGTGATGACAAACTTATTCTCGCCGTATTCCTTCACCAATCGATCGATCTGCTGCACCACCTGCACCCGATTTGCTCGATCGAAAACCTCATCCAACCCATCCATCAGCACCAAACAATCCCCCGCCGCCATCTTTGCCAGCAACAAGTCGGCAACCGCATCGCCGTGGGCTCGATCGCGATTGCACTCCCACTGGCGATAAAACTGCTTCAGGTACTCCACCAAACTCAAATCGGGCTCTTGGGCAAGGCGTTCGGCAAAATCGGCAATCCGAAACAAAACCGGCAACCGAATCTCTCCTAAATCTTCACCCATGCCTCCGGGCACCCTCAAGGGCGGCCCCTCCCCAACCCTGAGACGAGAGGGGCTTTCCTCCCCAGAAGGCTGGGCGGTTGGGTATTCAACAGCTTGAAGGCCGCCATAGGCGATCGCAAAATGTCGCGCCAGATAGCGCAGCAACGTCGTTTTCCCGGCTCCAGGCTCCCCTAAAATCGCACTGTAGGTGTGTTTCCGCAACGCTTCCGCGAGATCGACGATTTTAGTCACGCGCTGGCGACTGCTAGGTTCCGCACTCACAGCCAGCATCGGCTCATCTGTAAACTCGAAGTCTGGGAAATCGGGTTCTCCCAGTTTGTGAGGGCGACTCGGTTTGACTCGCCCTTCCCCCCTTGTAACTCGTTCTCGAAACGATTGACTCTGTTCCTCGACCCATTCTGCCTGAAGCGATACATAAATGCGATCGAGGAGAATATCCACCTGGCGGTTGACTTGCATCACCCCAGCAATTTTCAGGTAAGAGTTTTCAGCAATCAGCCACTGCAGATACGGATACAGCAGCGGATTCGACGGGGGGCGCGTCGCAAAGACGGCCACGTTCCCCCGCCAATCCCAAAAGTCTGCAGCCTGCTGGCGAAACTCATTGAGAAACGTCTCCCGACTCAGCCAAAACACCAGCACGATATTGCGATCGAAAATGCGTTCTCGCCCCAAATTCAACTGCTGCATTTCCTGTAGCAATCGGGGTCTGGGCAGGTACTCCAGCCCAAAAGCCATCACTACCCTGCGCCCCGATGCCGCCACTCCATCAAGACGGTGGAGGCAATCGAACAGCGAATCGTCACTGTAGAAGAGGGTGTGGAACTCAAACGGCTCATCCAACTCCAGCAACTGCGCTTTAAACTGTTCCACCACCGGATGATTCGGGGCGCTATCCGGCGCGATCGCAAATAAGCTGAGGCTGCGATCGCTCAACGCCACTGCATTGACCAGTTTCGTTAATTCTGCTCGATCGCCCGGTTCTAGTTCCTGCATCACCTACTCCTTGGCTTACTGCCAGCGTTCCAAATCAACCCACAACAT includes:
- a CDS encoding Uma2 family endonuclease codes for the protein MLQTASNPLSLDEFLQLSETKPASEFIDGQIIQKPMPQGKHSTIQSDLGADINRVLKPQRIARAYPELRCTFGGRSTVPDLAVFTWERIPRDENGEVANTFAIAPDWTIEILSPDQSQTKVVRNILHSLSHGTQMGWLIDPEEELVFVYFADRTIAVFEEPGDRIPVPTFAESFNLTVGDMFSWLTE
- a CDS encoding isoleucine--tRNA ligase, with the protein product MEAKSYKDTVNLPKTKFDMRANATKREPELQQFWADQEIYDRLSHNNPGDLFILHDGPPYANGQLHIGHALNKILKDFINRYQMLRGKKVRYVPGWDCHGLPIELKVLQNMKSEERLNLTPIELRHKAATFAQQTMEQQRESFQRYGVWGDWEHPYLTMKPEYEAAQIGVFGQMVLKGYIYRGFKPVHWSPSSKTALAEAELEYPEGHTSRSIYVGFHVKKLSKSLQTKLKRYMPSLWAAIWTTTPWTIPANLAIAVNPELTYAVVEPPGNAHIAQQFILVAVDAVDRLSATFNTNLKILATFKGKELEGCSYKHPLFDRESPIVAGGDYITADSGTGLVHTAPGHGQEDFIVGKRCGLPVLTPVDENGNFTAEAGQFVGLNVLGNGNAAVIDALGEANCLIKEESYAHSYPYDWRTKKPTIFRATEQWFASVEGFRDEALKAIADVNWIPAQGENRITAMVGDRSDWCISRQRTWGVPIPVFYDEETNEPLLNEETIAHVQALFAEKGSDAWWELSIAELLPESYRNNGRTYRKGTDTMDVWFDSGSSWAAVAQGRSELNYPADIYLEGSDQHRGWFQSSLLTSVATNGVAPYKTVLTHGFVLDEKGRKMSKSEGNVVDPAAVIKEYGADVLRLWVSSVDYSADVPLGKNILKQQSDVYRKIRNTAKFLLGNLHDFDPAKDAVAYEELPELDRYMLHRMCEVFAEVQDAFESFQFSRFFQTVQNFCTVDLSNFYLDIAKDRLYISATDTRRRRSCQTVIAIAVENLARAIAPVLCHMAEDIWQYLPYPTPYKSVFEAGWVQIDASWHNPELATRWQYLRQVRGEVNKVLEKARMEKAIGSSLEAKVLLYVPDVEKREQLQALNPSSEELVDYVRSQNSVIQLAAQEKAKAAQDQQEEQAAKVAKVLTENTVYVEGKTLAEKGDRSSQIVQYSAPEPSALDLQQILDRSAEFLANLPEYAGKFFTEYQKALVTLGLLASVLITGRVTLAILDTINQIPMLGGLLEVIGILFTIWFAFRHLLFAANRQQLAQKIDFMTADVVGRTSGLVLAETQAIVLAPPVETALVLVEETQAIVQTAPVETALVETPQILEAELVAIDPKPEIPASIAVTHDFTMICKGVDELRYLFITSEVELVESNEILQELPYSYQSPELAIGVVKADGEKCDRCWNYSTHVSESIEHPLICERCVSAVDHKF
- a CDS encoding histidine kinase; amino-acid sequence: MQELEPGDRAELTKLVNAVALSDRSLSLFAIAPDSAPNHPVVEQFKAQLLELDEPFEFHTLFYSDDSLFDCLHRLDGVAASGRRVVMAFGLEYLPRPRLLQEMQQLNLGRERIFDRNIVLVFWLSRETFLNEFRQQAADFWDWRGNVAVFATRPPSNPLLYPYLQWLIAENSYLKIAGVMQVNRQVDILLDRIYVSLQAEWVEEQSQSFRERVTRGEGRVKPSRPHKLGEPDFPDFEFTDEPMLAVSAEPSSRQRVTKIVDLAEALRKHTYSAILGEPGAGKTTLLRYLARHFAIAYGGLQAVEYPTAQPSGEESPSRLRVGEGPPLRVPGGMGEDLGEIRLPVLFRIADFAERLAQEPDLSLVEYLKQFYRQWECNRDRAHGDAVADLLLAKMAAGDCLVLMDGLDEVFDRANRVQVVQQIDRLVKEYGENKFVITSRIAGYQEASLGSRFREFTITPMGNAQIKLFLERWCRAIEEAQRPDADVSSHQRDAEREAGGILQAIETKPGVSRFATNPLLLTILALIHRNGTQMPQRRVELYHLATKTLIEDWQSGRNIAYGVKQKQFSLVEEEVTALLAPLAFQMHEEKPSGLVTQGEVEAWLTPKMADLQGVEEPEALELVRQFLRKVRETTGLFVERAPAVYGFMHLTFEEYYAARYIADNEIPDILKIIDTYRYQARWNEPILLALGYLSADRQRVNRLLELLFGNLADYQPDIAGKEIRLKQAGANRVLVWYPPAEAAPRESDSLWQDLLFVGQVLAEIKVTPKFCRQQVEKLVVTYLGLDGDDFADEPTQELLRLLRGIEVFNQQVLDRLQQAAADDMLSQQQQNKARVAMLYVVCGEAGEGLIAGVTSTVQQLTPSLFEAILNLVSQLGVEMTLALERASEDAICDLDRRQALEFMTGLSYLRSEKYDQAISLLQTIEERGDCALGGFVEWAIAFACEKKEDYDRGLSYYQQCSDKLLSSPAADLFILWGCWGICYRSHQKYDSSLNCFQEALGIARQVNNRKTEAHILWNIGRSYQNWEKYEEAIAHSQQSREIYQQLGKEKDVADSWYWMGDCYRQWGKYEQALDAAQQALALHQELDDQLRIALAYYQLGRIYQDWGKYEEALAHYQQSREVYQQLGKEKNVANQWYWMGDCYRQWGKYEQALDAEQQDLALRQQLDDRPRIALAYYQLGRIYQDWGKYEEALAHHQKSRELYQQLGKEKDVADAWYWMADCYRQWGKYEEALDVAQQDLALRQQLDDRPRIALAYYQLGRIYQDWGKYEEVIAHYQQSRDLYQQLGNEKNVSNQWYNLADCYRQWGKYEQALDAAQQDLALRQQLDDQLRIALAYYQLGRIYKDWGKYEEALAHYQQSREIYQQLGKEKDVADSWYWMRDCYRQWGKYEQALDAAQQDLALHQQLDDQLRIALAYYQLGGIYKDWGKYEEALAHYQQSREIYQQLGKEKDVADSWYWMRDCYRQWGKYEQALDAAQQDLALHQQLDDQLRIALAYYQLGRIYQDWGKYEEALAHYQQSREVYQQLGKEKNVANQWYWMGDCYRQWGKYEQALDAEQQDLALRQQLDDRPRIALAYYQLGRIYQDWGKYEEALAHHQKSRELYQQLGKEKDVADAWYWMADCYRQWGKYEEALDAAQQDLALRQQLDDRPRIALAYYQLGRIYQNWGKYEEVIAHYQQSRDLYQQLGNEKNVANQWYNLADCYRQWGKYEEALDAIQQCLALRQQLDDRPRIALAYYQLGRIYQDWGKYEEAIAHYQQSRELYQQLGNEKNVANQWYWMADCYREWGKYEQALDAAQQDLALRQQLDDRPRIALAYYQLGGIYQDWGKYEEVLAHYQQSRDLYQQLGNEKNVANQWHNLADCYREWGKYEQALDAIQQCLALRQQLDDRPRIALAYYQLGRIYQDWGKYEEAIAHYQQSRELYQQLGNEKNVATQWYWMAVCYRQWGKYEQALDAAQQNLALRQQLDDRPNIAEAYYQLGRIYQDWGKYEEAIAHHQQSREIYQQLGKTDSLSRQLRHIANSQRQLARETVDRTAAISLLTQAEQHLEQAIQLNIDREYRENLAYDYIALSLVCSDFLRHIPAGDPTQPIRIAQFENNYSMGLGHFTALGQTVNLAEKTLDIARAYLEIPALENLNLAESLTRQSLQTFEEFNRRRLQADALKLLGEIYKHRIPHQPDAATTAVQFCLDSRQLYQELDILEKVIEVDC